The region ACGGCAGCCCTTGGTGATCAGCATTGGTACGATCAAAGGCGGTGACCGCGAGAACATCATCGCTGAAAAGGTCGAGCTGGGCGGCACAGTGCGAACTTACGACGCGAAATTCCGCGATGGCATCATCGAGCAAATGCACCGCATCCTCAAAGGCATCACCGAGGCACACGGGGCCACTTACGAGATGGAGTATCGCAAAACGTATCCAAGCATTCAAAACGACCTGAAGCTCATCGCGGCCACACTGCCCGTCCTCAAACGCATCGTCGGCGAAAAGAACGTGGTCGAACTGATTCCCGGCATGGGCGGCGAGGATTTCAGTTACTTCGCGCAGGTCGTCCCCGGCTTCTACTTCCGCCTCGGCGTCGCCAACGAAGCCAAAGGTTTCACCTACGGCGGTCACACACCGATGTATGACTGCGACGAGGAGGCGATCAAAACTGGCGTGGCCGTGATGGCGGCGGCGGTGTGTGATTTCTTGGATGCAAAGAAGTGAGCAACACCGCATTCTCCAGCCACCATGAAGCCACCTGTTTTCCTCGCGGCCCTCGTTCTGTGCAGCAGTTCGCTCCCTGCCGCCGATTACCAGTCGCCCTACAAGGTCGATTTCACCTTTAAGGAAGAGGAATTGATCAGTGATCTGCTCAAGGGGCCGCGTGCAGACTGGAAGGATCAGGCGAGCGTGCCGTTCCGTGACTGGTATGATCCTGGCAATCAGCGGCGCTGGACGCACTGGGGACCGGCGGCAAAGCATTTCAACCCGCCCGCCGGACTCGCGACGAAAAGCCCGGAGTGGTCGCGCCAGCGCGTGATCGCCACCGGGTTGCGCTTTGCGGGCTACAGCTACCAGCATCATCACATCCCGGACTGGGAGCCGCCTGCCGACTGGCCGAAGGATGAGAAGCAGACGACCCCGGTGAGCAAGGGACTCGATTGCAGCAATTTCACCGCGTTCGTTTACAACCTCGCGCTTGGCATCAAGCCGACCGGTGATGTGCAGGATCAAGCGATGATGACCGAAGCCGCCGGTCCGGGTGCAGGCCGCACGATTCCGGTGCAGCGCATCGAGGTGCCGGAAAATTACGAGGACTTCGCGAAGACGCTGCTCACCGGCGATCTGCTGTTTGTGAAAAGCAACAAGGGCGAGGTTTCACATGTCGTGCTGTGGGTGGGCAAGATCGGCAAGAGCCCCGACGGCCTGCCGCTGATTCTCGACAGCACCGGCACCGGGGCAAAGGACAGCAACGGCAACGAGATCCCGAGCGGCGTGCAACTGCGCCCGTTCAAACGCGGCTTCTGGTATGCCAGCAAGGCCAGCCATGCGCTTCGGATCATTCCTGAAGGGAAATAAGGCCGGAGCGCGAGTGCGTCGAAGACCACTCGCCACTTTTTGGCAAAGCGTTCGTAGCAGGAAAGACCGGCGAGTTACGAAACTCGCGCTCCATCAGCGCGAGCGCTTCTCCTTCAAGACTTCTTCCACCTCCGCAAGAGGCAGGCAATTGATGACATCGTTGCGCGTGAGCCAGCCTTTGCGGGCGGCTTTGGTGCCAAAGATCACGTCCTGGAGGCCGCGGGTGCTGTGGGCGTCGGGATTGATGCTGCATTTGACGCCTTTCTCTTTCGCCAGCTTCCACCAGCGCCAGTCCATGTCGAGACGCCAGGCGCTGGCGTTGATTTCGATGATGGTACCGGTTTCGGCGGCGGCATCGATCACGGCGGCGACGTTGACCTGATAAGCCGGGCGCTGCAGCAGCAGACGACCGGTGAGATGGCCGAGCATGGTGACGTGCGGGTTTTCGATGGCACGGATGATGCGTTTCGTCATCTCGGCCTCGGGCAGATTGAAGACGTTGTGAACCGATGCGACGACGTAATCGAGCTGGGCCATGATTTCGTCGCTGAAGTCGAGACTGCCGTCCTTGAGGATGTCCACCTCGCTGCCGGTGAAGATGCGGAAGTCGTCGAACTCGGCGTTTAGCGCTTTGATTTCCTCGATCTGGGCCAGCAGTCGCTTCTCATCGAGACCGTTGGCTTGGAAGGACGATTTGCTGTGATCTGCGATGCCGAGGTATTGGAAGCCGAGATCATGCGCGGCGTCGGCCATTTCGCGCAAGGTTGCGCCGCCATCGCTGGCAGTGGTGTGATTGTGGAAGACTCCACGCAGGTTTTCGAGCTGGATGAGCCGTGGCAGGCCGCCGTGCTCGGCCGCATCAATCTCGCCGGTGTTCTCACGCAGCTCGGGATCGATGAAATCGAGATCGAGAGCGCGGTAGAGGCCGGCTTCGTCATGAACCGGCGGAATGACCGGAGCATCGGCATGATCGGCCACCGGAGTGAATGCATATTCGTTCAACGACCAGCCACGATTGAGCGCACGCTGACGAATGGCGACGTTGTGCTCCTTGCTGCCGGTGAAATAAGCGAGCGCGAAGGGAAATTCTTTGCTGGAAACGGCCCGCAGATCACACTGCAAGCCGTGAGTCACGTGAATACTGGCCTTGGTGGGACCTTTGGCGATCACATCGACGACCACAGGTAGTTGCACGAAGTAGTCGATGACTTTCTCCGGCTGCCGGGTGGAAACGAGGAAATCGAGGTCATGCACCGTTTCCTTGCCGCGCCGGAAACTGCCGCAGATTTCTGCGTGCGAGACGTTCGGGTGCTGACGCAGTGCCTCCAGAATCTGCTGCACCAGCGCATGCACCTGATCGAGGCGGAACTCGGACGCGTGCTGATCGCGAAAGGCAATGCTTTCGAGGATTTTCTCGACGGTTTTTGCCCCGAAGCCCGAGATTTTGGCCGCTTCGCCACTTTCGCAGGCGCGTTTGAGATCAGCAACGGAAGAGACACCGAGTTCGGCATGCAAGGCCGCCACTTTCTTCGGGCCAAGGCCTTGAACGTCGAATAACTCGAACAGTGTGTCGGGGAACTCGGATTTGAGCTTCTCGTAGAACTCCAGTTTCCCGGTCGTGGCCATCTCGTGAAGCTTGTCACGCAGCGCCTCGCCGAGGCCTTTGATTCCTTCGAGATGATTCTCGGCGGCGAGCTTCATGATGTCGCCGCTGAAACTCTCGACGATCTCGGCTCCGGTGCGATAAGCGCGCACTTTGAAGGTGTTTTCCCCCTTCAATTCAAGCAGCAGGGCAATACGTTCAAAAATGGTGGCGGCGTCTTCGCGGGTCATGTGCTCATGATGGCGTGAGATCGCCGCAGGTGAAGCCGAAATTACTCACACAGGCTTTGATACGCCGATCTGTTTCTCCAGCGCCTTCAAACGGCGCAATGCATCCGGCAACTTCGACAAGGCGATCCACTGGCGCTTGGCCTGCTTGTCCGGAGCGGCAGGAATGCCAAGCACTGTTTCACCGGCAGGAATATCGCGCATGACACCGGATTTGGCACCGACGGTGGCCTGCGTGCCGAGTTTGAGATGGCCGGCGATGCCGGACTGCGAGGCGACAACGACGTAATCTGACAGCACGGTACTGCCAGCGAAACCGACCTGGCCCATAATGAGGCAATGGCGGCCCATGACGACGTTGTGGGCGACGTGGACGAGGTTGTCGATCTTGGTGCCCTGACCGATGACGGTGGAGCCAAGCGCCCCGCGGTCAATGGACGCGTTGGAACCAATCTCGACATCGTCATGAATGACCACATTGCCGACCTGGAGCATTTTGCGGTGGCGGCCTTGATCAAAAACGTAGCCGTAGCCATCGGAGCCGATGGTCGTTCCCGCATGAATGATGACGCGGCTGCCGATCTGCGTTTTCGCATAGAGCACCACATTCGGGTGCAGGCAGGTGTCATCGCCGATCTGACTGTCGCGGCCGATGTGATTGCCGCCCATCAATACGGAACGTTGCCCCAGCCGGACTCCGGCACCGACGATGCAGTGAGGTCCGACGGTCGCGGTGGCGTCGATTTGTGCCGCGGGATCGACCACAGCGCTCGGATGAATGCCCGCAGTGTGAGTTTCAGGCGGAAAGAACAGCGGCAGCACCTTGGCGATGGCGATGCGCGGGTCTTTGACGCGAATGAGCGTTTTCGTCGTGGACTCGAAGCCTGCGGGGACAAGAATCGCACTGGCCTGGCTGGCTTCGGCGGCAGCCAGGTAGCTTGGCTTCTCCGCAAAGGTGAGATCGCCAGCACGTGCGCCATCGGCAGGCGCAATGCCTTGAATCATAAGGGTTCCATCACCGACGACTTCGCCACCGATCTGCCCTGCTAGATATGACACGGTGAACATACGAGAATCAGAGACGTGAGGGGTCTCAAGGCGCAGACTCAGGCAGCGGCACCATGCGCTGCAACTCCACATCCCAGACTTTCAGGCGCAGGCAACGCAGGATTTCGCGGGGATGCAGCGTGGTGATCTTGGGCTTTTGAAGCTCGGGCATCGCCTTGAGCACCTCCGGCAGGCGGTAGAACGGAATGCGCGCATTCAAGTGATGAATGTGGTGATAACCGATGTTGCCACTGAACCAGGCCATGATCCGGCTGGTTTTCATGTAGCTGGAGGATTGCAAGGCCGCGCGCTCGTAGGTCCAGCCCGCCTTGTCGTAAAAGGACACGCCCGGGAAATTGTGCTGCGCATAGAACAGATAGGAGCCGATCGCATACGTGATGAAGTTGGGAATGACCTGGGTCAGCAGCCATGCCTGCCAACCGAAAAAGCCAAGCAGCAGCACCGCGATTCCAGCGTGAACCAGCAGGGCGAGAAGACAGTCGAGGTGCTCACGCGGTTTCGTGACAAACGGCCGCAGGCACATGCCGTGCAAGAACACCGTCAGGTAGCCGAACAGGATGGTCAGCGGATGACGCATGAAGAGGTAAATCCAGCGCGCCGATTTGGACGCCTTCAGGTAATGATCCTTCGTCATGATCGGAAACGATCCGATGTGCGAACCTTTGATCTTCGAGTTATGATGGTGATGGTGATTGTGCGAGCTGCGCCAGATGCTGCTCGGACTCAGGGCGAGGATGCCAAACACGCGCATGTACCACTCGGCCAGCCTGGATGTGGGCAGGATGGCGTTGTGCTGCTGGTCATGGTAGATGACGAACAACCGGAGCAGGAACAGCCCTGCAAGCACACTGCAGCCAAGCTTCAACACGAGAGGTTGAAAGAGCAGCGTTCCCGCAAGAGCCGCCAGCACCAAGACCGACGTTGAGAGAATGCACCACCAGCTTTTCACGGTGTTATCCATGGCATAAAGCTTCGTCGCCAGGATAAGCTCCGAGCCTGTCCTGTCTTTATCGCCAAGAATGATGGAATCGGCAAAAGCCAGGCCACTAGTCATGTGACGTCAGCCAATCCAGCATGAGGGCCAGCGCAAGCTGTGATTGCTCGAATGTTTTTTTATCATCGGGTGATATTGATGCATCCAGAATCAAATCCAGCCACGCAGGCGATAGACCAACAGACCGATGACTTCGTGCATCCAGATTTCGAAGTTCATGAGATTGGTGGCGTTCGGAACATCGAACCATTTGAGCTTTTGCCGACGAATGGAGGCGCTGAGGTAATTGCAAGGAACCGGCACAACAACCACTCCCGCTCTTTCAAACACGGCCTTCGTACGCGTCATGTGAAATGCGGAGGTGACCAGGGCCACTTTCTTCCAGTCGTTCTTCCGCACCAGCTCAGCCACCTTGACCGCCTCATCATGAGTGTCGGAACATTTGCCAAGACTTTGGACGGGGACGGCTGAAAGCTGCCATGCCTCCAGCCACGCCTTGGCTCCATCGGCCTCCGATTCATTCATGGTGTTATTTTCAAGCACCCCACCGCCAACGACAAGAAGCCTCCCCTTTCCGACTTGCGCGAGTTTGACCGCGGTAAAAAGCCGGTCAGAGCCGCCTTTGAGATGCAAACCCGCAGGTTCCAGACGTGATGGCTCGACACCACCACCGAGCACGACAATCGCATCACATTCCGGCAGGGAAGCGACATCAACAGGCGGCCAGTCGTCTTCCAGCGAAGCGAGCAGCAGATGCGGCACCGGCAGCGCGGCGGTAACGGTTAGAAGCAGCCAGGCCGATCCCGTGAACCAAAGCGCGCGCCACCGGCGGCGGCGGATGTGCAGCACCAATTTGATCGTCAGCGCCAGCCAGATCAGCCCCGGCGGCTCAAGAAAATCGACCAGTGATTTGAGGAAGGAGGTCATGCGCGGCGTTGCAGGCGGAAGCTGAGGGCGGCCAAGATGAAAGTGCTGGCGATGAGAAGTGTGCTGAGCGCGTTGATCACAGGCAGGCTGCGGCTGGTTTTCATCATGCTGGCGACGCGCAGTGGCAGCGTGGTGGTGCCAGGGCCGGAAACGAAGAAGGTGATGACGTAGTCGTCAATGGAAAGCGTGAAGGCGAGCAGGCCGCCGGCAAGAACACCGGGCAGCAGGAGCGGCAGCAAGATTTTTTTGACCGCTTGCACCCGTGTGGCACCGAGATCACGGGCAGCGTCGATGAGGGTAAAATCGAAGTCCTGCAAGCGACCGAGCACCACCATGGTGACAAAACTTAAACAGAACGTGACATGGGCGATCCAAATGGTGAGCAGTCCGGTTTCGACACCGGTGAGGACGAACAAGGCCAGCAACGACATGCCCATGAGAATGTCCGGCATGACCAGCGGCAGGGTGATGAGCAAGGAATGCACATCCTGCAGCCAGGAACGGAAGCGATGCAGAGCGTAGGCGGCCAGCGTGCCAAGGATCATCGCGGCGAGCGAGGCGGAGACGGCGATCTTGAGCGTGATCCAGAGCGATTCCCACACCTCTTCCGCCTCCCAGAGCTTTTCATACCAGTTCCAGGTGAATCCCTCCCACTCACCGCCAAAACGCGATGCATTGAAGGAATTCGTGATGAGAACGACCAGCGGAGCGAACAAAAACACGATCACCACCAGTGTGATGAGCGCTGGAAGCCGTGAGTGCCTCATGACGCGGCCTCCTTTCTGCCAAACCGCTGCCAGACGGCGACAATGAGCATCGGCACAAGCACCGCGAGCATCAACCCGGCTGCAAGAGCGCTGGCGTGCGGGAGGTTGCGGTCTGAAAACACGCGCTGGGCGATTTTGCTGCCGAGCATCTCATCCGATGCACCGCCGACCATCTGCGGGATGACATACTGGCCGAGCGAGCAAACAAA is a window of Prosthecobacter sp. DNA encoding:
- a CDS encoding NlpC/P60 family protein encodes the protein MKPPVFLAALVLCSSSLPAADYQSPYKVDFTFKEEELISDLLKGPRADWKDQASVPFRDWYDPGNQRRWTHWGPAAKHFNPPAGLATKSPEWSRQRVIATGLRFAGYSYQHHHIPDWEPPADWPKDEKQTTPVSKGLDCSNFTAFVYNLALGIKPTGDVQDQAMMTEAAGPGAGRTIPVQRIEVPENYEDFAKTLLTGDLLFVKSNKGEVSHVVLWVGKIGKSPDGLPLILDSTGTGAKDSNGNEIPSGVQLRPFKRGFWYASKASHALRIIPEGK
- the polX gene encoding DNA polymerase/3'-5' exonuclease PolX, producing the protein MTREDAATIFERIALLLELKGENTFKVRAYRTGAEIVESFSGDIMKLAAENHLEGIKGLGEALRDKLHEMATTGKLEFYEKLKSEFPDTLFELFDVQGLGPKKVAALHAELGVSSVADLKRACESGEAAKISGFGAKTVEKILESIAFRDQHASEFRLDQVHALVQQILEALRQHPNVSHAEICGSFRRGKETVHDLDFLVSTRQPEKVIDYFVQLPVVVDVIAKGPTKASIHVTHGLQCDLRAVSSKEFPFALAYFTGSKEHNVAIRQRALNRGWSLNEYAFTPVADHADAPVIPPVHDEAGLYRALDLDFIDPELRENTGEIDAAEHGGLPRLIQLENLRGVFHNHTTASDGGATLREMADAAHDLGFQYLGIADHSKSSFQANGLDEKRLLAQIEEIKALNAEFDDFRIFTGSEVDILKDGSLDFSDEIMAQLDYVVASVHNVFNLPEAEMTKRIIRAIENPHVTMLGHLTGRLLLQRPAYQVNVAAVIDAAAETGTIIEINASAWRLDMDWRWWKLAKEKGVKCSINPDAHSTRGLQDVIFGTKAARKGWLTRNDVINCLPLAEVEEVLKEKRSR
- the lpxD gene encoding UDP-3-O-(3-hydroxymyristoyl)glucosamine N-acyltransferase, encoding MFTVSYLAGQIGGEVVGDGTLMIQGIAPADGARAGDLTFAEKPSYLAAAEASQASAILVPAGFESTTKTLIRVKDPRIAIAKVLPLFFPPETHTAGIHPSAVVDPAAQIDATATVGPHCIVGAGVRLGQRSVLMGGNHIGRDSQIGDDTCLHPNVVLYAKTQIGSRVIIHAGTTIGSDGYGYVFDQGRHRKMLQVGNVVIHDDVEIGSNASIDRGALGSTVIGQGTKIDNLVHVAHNVVMGRHCLIMGQVGFAGSTVLSDYVVVASQSGIAGHLKLGTQATVGAKSGVMRDIPAGETVLGIPAAPDKQAKRQWIALSKLPDALRRLKALEKQIGVSKPV
- a CDS encoding fatty acid desaturase, which encodes MDNTVKSWWCILSTSVLVLAALAGTLLFQPLVLKLGCSVLAGLFLLRLFVIYHDQQHNAILPTSRLAEWYMRVFGILALSPSSIWRSSHNHHHHHNSKIKGSHIGSFPIMTKDHYLKASKSARWIYLFMRHPLTILFGYLTVFLHGMCLRPFVTKPREHLDCLLALLVHAGIAVLLLGFFGWQAWLLTQVIPNFITYAIGSYLFYAQHNFPGVSFYDKAGWTYERAALQSSSYMKTSRIMAWFSGNIGYHHIHHLNARIPFYRLPEVLKAMPELQKPKITTLHPREILRCLRLKVWDVELQRMVPLPESAP
- a CDS encoding YdcF family protein, with product MTSFLKSLVDFLEPPGLIWLALTIKLVLHIRRRRWRALWFTGSAWLLLTVTAALPVPHLLLASLEDDWPPVDVASLPECDAIVVLGGGVEPSRLEPAGLHLKGGSDRLFTAVKLAQVGKGRLLVVGGGVLENNTMNESEADGAKAWLEAWQLSAVPVQSLGKCSDTHDEAVKVAELVRKNDWKKVALVTSAFHMTRTKAVFERAGVVVVPVPCNYLSASIRRQKLKWFDVPNATNLMNFEIWMHEVIGLLVYRLRGWI
- a CDS encoding ABC transporter permease subunit, encoding MRHSRLPALITLVVIVFLFAPLVVLITNSFNASRFGGEWEGFTWNWYEKLWEAEEVWESLWITLKIAVSASLAAMILGTLAAYALHRFRSWLQDVHSLLITLPLVMPDILMGMSLLALFVLTGVETGLLTIWIAHVTFCLSFVTMVVLGRLQDFDFTLIDAARDLGATRVQAVKKILLPLLLPGVLAGGLLAFTLSIDDYVITFFVSGPGTTTLPLRVASMMKTSRSLPVINALSTLLIASTFILAALSFRLQRRA